One window of Paenibacillus sp. FSL K6-3182 genomic DNA carries:
- a CDS encoding MFS transporter, translating into MLGLAKESNGGAPNLQPQEGSASSLWKNRNFIAVFSSYSLSLLGNTFHSIALNLWVLQTTGSAKLMSVVLITHLVISMLFGSFAGTIADRTDRRTLMWVTDIVRFVLVGAIAVLVYLPNIPFIFIVILTAIVAFAGVIRTPAFQASLVEIIDKEQITKAVGVINISDNIIRISGFALGGIAVAAFGGAFAIAIDAVTFLLSAALLLFTGKFPYAAVRDTEKPQTTFKEDLKAGFRYVWTDPFARAAVILLPVVMFFFLSTFMLIQVMAVNVWHAKPFVFGLMEACIPLGYVVGSILIIKLDKRLKGRGKWIIGSMILMGPMFIAISQMSSTFAALPLILLVGFLFSFSTTIIFIALRVAIDPSMQGRVFGLIGALTSVAPPVGLAVFSTLSDIHGPAVIIAISGAAMLIIGCFSYMYMKEMRHFN; encoded by the coding sequence ATGCTCGGATTAGCAAAAGAATCAAATGGCGGCGCTCCAAATCTTCAACCGCAAGAAGGTTCTGCTTCATCTCTGTGGAAAAACCGCAATTTCATCGCCGTGTTCTCCAGCTACAGCTTATCGCTGCTAGGCAATACCTTTCATAGCATTGCGCTAAATCTGTGGGTACTGCAAACGACAGGTAGCGCCAAGCTCATGTCCGTTGTTCTCATTACCCATCTCGTAATCAGTATGCTGTTCGGTTCCTTCGCAGGTACGATTGCGGATCGCACCGATCGTCGAACGTTAATGTGGGTGACAGATATTGTCCGTTTTGTGCTCGTCGGCGCCATTGCTGTACTTGTTTACCTGCCTAATATACCATTTATTTTTATCGTTATTTTGACTGCCATCGTCGCATTTGCAGGGGTCATTCGAACGCCTGCCTTCCAGGCTTCGCTCGTCGAAATTATTGATAAAGAACAAATAACCAAGGCCGTTGGGGTAATCAATATATCCGATAACATCATCCGAATATCAGGATTTGCTCTCGGAGGTATCGCTGTTGCTGCATTTGGCGGGGCATTTGCAATTGCTATCGATGCAGTAACCTTTCTGCTCTCAGCAGCGCTGCTGCTCTTCACGGGCAAGTTCCCCTATGCAGCGGTTCGAGATACGGAGAAGCCGCAAACCACCTTTAAAGAGGATCTCAAAGCAGGCTTCCGATACGTATGGACGGATCCATTTGCCAGAGCAGCAGTTATTTTATTACCGGTAGTTATGTTCTTCTTTCTGTCCACCTTCATGCTCATTCAAGTCATGGCCGTAAATGTGTGGCATGCCAAACCATTTGTATTCGGGCTTATGGAGGCGTGCATCCCGCTCGGTTATGTCGTAGGCTCCATTCTAATTATTAAGCTGGATAAACGGTTAAAAGGCAGAGGAAAATGGATCATTGGAAGCATGATCCTCATGGGTCCTATGTTCATCGCCATATCACAAATGTCCTCTACATTTGCAGCATTGCCGCTTATCCTTCTCGTTGGCTTCCTCTTCTCCTTCAGTACCACGATCATCTTTATCGCACTTCGGGTAGCCATTGATCCTTCGATGCAAGGCAGGGTATTTGGACTCATCGGTGCTCTAACAAGCGTTGCGCCGCCTGTCGGCTTAGCCGTATTCTCAACCCTATCTGATATACACGGACCTGCCGTCATCATAGCGATAAGCGGCGCAGCAATGCTCATTATTGGCTGCTTCTCCTACATGTATATGAAGGAGATGCGTCACTTCAACTAA
- a CDS encoding beta-L-arabinofuranosidase domain-containing protein — protein MSAIFLNRAPLASTPFQELPLGAIKPDGWLRDQLEIQSEGMTGHLDEFWSYVGPNSGWLGGDGDSWERGPYYLDGLLPLAYLLDDDKLKAKVKPWIEWTLASAREDGQFGPASNEDWWSRMIMLKVLIQHAEYTGDERVEPFLMNYFKYQLAELPNRPLQEWAKARGGENLISIYWLYNRTGEPFLLELSQLIQEQTLDWIGIYEDYPYWSLQKAFDHRVHVVNVAMSFKQPALRYMQSKDNRHIEAAYKGISSVMTYHGQVNGMFSGDEWLAGTHPSQGTELCSVVEFMHSLEHLIRITGDGSFGDILEKVAYNALPAAISPDWTVHQYDQQANQIMCTHAKRNWTENNNEANLFGIEPHFGCCTANMHQGWPKYTARLWMATEDGGLAAIAYAPCTITAAIDASTDVSIRVATEYPFRETITMTVHVNQPAEFPIKLRIPEWCSAPILLINGQQQSAMIVEKGFATLRQVWDDGDELTLRLPMEARTISRANGAAGLQRGALMFVIPIKERWQKHRTYEPYHDWEIYPESPWNYGVSLKGNEQGKPIVEAAAMVRQPFSAENAPIRLRMNGRRIPQWTMELNSAGTPPIGPVASKEPEEEITLIPYGCARLRIAEFPVIQS, from the coding sequence TTGAGCGCTATATTTTTGAACCGTGCACCGCTTGCTTCGACCCCTTTTCAAGAGCTGCCGCTTGGTGCGATTAAGCCGGACGGCTGGCTTAGAGACCAGCTGGAGATTCAAAGCGAGGGAATGACAGGGCATCTAGATGAATTTTGGAGTTATGTCGGGCCAAATAGCGGTTGGCTCGGAGGAGACGGAGACAGCTGGGAGAGAGGACCCTACTACTTGGATGGTCTGCTTCCGCTTGCTTATCTCCTGGATGATGACAAGCTTAAGGCCAAAGTAAAGCCATGGATCGAATGGACGCTTGCAAGCGCACGCGAGGATGGACAATTCGGACCTGCCTCAAATGAAGATTGGTGGAGCCGAATGATTATGCTCAAGGTACTGATTCAGCACGCTGAGTATACTGGTGATGAACGGGTAGAACCATTCTTGATGAACTATTTCAAATATCAGCTTGCGGAGCTGCCGAATCGTCCGTTGCAGGAATGGGCAAAGGCTAGAGGCGGCGAAAATCTCATCAGCATTTATTGGTTGTACAATCGCACCGGTGAGCCTTTCTTGCTTGAGCTCTCGCAATTAATTCAGGAGCAAACGCTGGACTGGATAGGCATATATGAAGACTATCCTTATTGGTCCTTGCAGAAGGCATTTGATCACCGAGTTCATGTTGTTAACGTAGCGATGTCATTCAAGCAGCCAGCTCTCCGCTACATGCAGTCAAAAGATAATCGGCATATCGAAGCTGCATACAAAGGGATTTCAAGCGTGATGACTTACCATGGCCAAGTTAACGGCATGTTTTCTGGTGACGAATGGCTTGCAGGAACTCATCCCAGCCAAGGTACGGAGCTGTGCTCTGTGGTGGAATTTATGCATTCCTTAGAGCATTTGATTCGGATTACAGGCGATGGCTCCTTCGGTGATATTTTGGAGAAGGTTGCTTATAATGCACTGCCTGCCGCAATCAGCCCGGATTGGACCGTTCATCAATATGACCAGCAGGCTAACCAGATTATGTGTACGCATGCCAAACGCAATTGGACGGAAAACAACAATGAAGCCAATCTATTTGGCATTGAGCCGCATTTTGGCTGCTGCACCGCTAACATGCATCAAGGATGGCCGAAATACACGGCAAGATTATGGATGGCAACAGAGGATGGCGGTTTGGCTGCAATCGCGTATGCTCCTTGTACGATTACAGCTGCCATCGACGCAAGTACCGATGTTTCCATACGTGTAGCAACGGAATATCCATTTAGAGAAACGATAACGATGACAGTGCATGTAAATCAGCCAGCTGAATTCCCGATTAAATTACGAATACCGGAATGGTGCAGCGCGCCGATTCTGTTGATCAACGGACAACAGCAGTCTGCTATGATCGTCGAAAAAGGTTTTGCTACGCTGCGGCAGGTTTGGGACGATGGCGATGAGCTGACTCTTCGGCTTCCAATGGAGGCACGCACGATCAGCAGAGCTAACGGTGCGGCCGGCTTGCAGCGCGGAGCGCTTATGTTCGTTATCCCAATCAAGGAGCGCTGGCAGAAGCATCGCACGTACGAGCCTTATCATGACTGGGAGATTTACCCGGAGTCGCCATGGAATTATGGAGTGAGTCTGAAGGGAAATGAACAGGGAAAACCTATTGTGGAAGCCGCAGCAATGGTAAGGCAGCCCTTCTCAGCTGAGAATGCACCGATACGTTTGCGAATGAACGGTCGCCGGATCCCGCAATGGACCATGGAGCTTAATTCGGCTGGCACTCCGCCAATAGGGCCTGTTGCTAGCAAGGAACCCGAGGAAGAAATTACGCTTATCCCGTACGGCTGCGCGCGGCTTCGGATCGCCGAGTTCCCAGTTATTCAATCTTAA
- a CDS encoding LacI family DNA-binding transcriptional regulator — MPIKKATLKDIAKAAQVSVATVSYVLNNVSNQTIPEETKCRVLDAAKQLNYVPNLAARSLVKQKSGLIGILINRAENEGFWKQFRYSQFINRLERLLSDHGYHVVLFSLDASSPNLDIISERKLDGVFVVDVKEENFHLISSHFSTGVPLIVVDSMIEDPLFYKVNYDYADAFTHAFASLIQPKESFLIIDSFNNADLVNHICTLSGIGRDQIHVVDEERDLKAFLEHNSDRTGIILNEFVAISAAKYVHPTSLTVICTAGCAEIAPASASKISFGDHKPEESFHLMMQLLKDPKSGPVNKYVLVKADK; from the coding sequence ATCCCCATTAAAAAAGCTACGCTTAAGGACATTGCAAAGGCTGCTCAAGTTTCTGTAGCCACTGTCAGTTATGTACTCAACAATGTCTCCAATCAGACGATACCCGAAGAAACAAAATGCCGTGTTCTCGATGCCGCCAAGCAATTGAATTATGTACCCAACCTTGCTGCCAGATCGCTGGTCAAGCAAAAGTCTGGATTGATTGGCATTCTGATTAACAGAGCGGAAAATGAAGGCTTCTGGAAGCAGTTCCGTTATTCTCAGTTTATTAATCGACTGGAGCGGCTGCTGTCAGATCACGGCTACCACGTTGTATTATTCAGCTTGGATGCCTCAAGCCCAAATCTCGATATTATCTCGGAACGCAAGCTGGACGGCGTATTTGTTGTTGATGTTAAGGAGGAAAACTTCCACCTGATTTCTAGCCACTTCTCTACTGGCGTCCCTTTAATCGTTGTGGACAGCATGATTGAAGATCCCTTATTTTATAAGGTTAATTATGATTATGCCGATGCCTTCACTCATGCATTCGCATCGCTCATACAGCCTAAGGAGAGCTTTTTGATAATCGACAGCTTCAACAATGCAGATCTCGTTAACCATATTTGTACTCTTTCAGGAATAGGACGCGATCAAATCCACGTTGTGGACGAAGAGCGTGACTTAAAGGCATTCCTAGAACACAATTCGGATCGGACCGGCATCATTCTAAACGAATTTGTCGCCATCTCAGCAGCTAAATATGTTCATCCAACAAGCTTAACCGTCATTTGTACGGCAGGCTGTGCGGAAATCGCCCCTGCTTCCGCTTCCAAGATATCGTTTGGCGATCACAAGCCAGAAGAATCTTTCCATCTTATGATGCAGCTGCTGAAAGATCCGAAGTCTGGCCCTGTAAATAAATATGTTCTAGTAAAAGCTGATAAATAA